The Silene latifolia isolate original U9 population chromosome X, ASM4854445v1, whole genome shotgun sequence genome contains the following window.
ATGGCTTCCAGCACGTCAAACATGATCAAGTTTattgagctgcctccatctactaggatccttcttactgtggcggttccaatctgcatagaaattaccaggccatcatgatgaacatcagggatacctaccaggtcacaatcactgaaagtgattgttgggagaTGATCCGGTTTACAGGGTGATGCaatccttggcgtcctggctatcttttttttccgctgaactggtcaggccgcagatttctgatccaccagatatgaattttacttcatagattagggtggtggaggaaggctgcgatcctgcttgtgctcctggTTCTCTTTGGCTTAATTCGCATTCCCCTTTCGTTTTGATTAGGTCTTTCAGGTATCCAGATTTCAACAGATAAGCAACTTCTTTCCTCCGGGTAAAGCAGTCATCCGTTGTGTGTCCAacgtccatgtggaattcgcaccatttggagTTATCTCTCCTAGGGTTAGGATTTTCTACCTTtttgggccatctgactactggtcccatgttgtcaagcctctggattaaccctgcaatatcaacactgaaatTATGCTCAGAAATAGGTGGAAAaattttagccttaccttgatactcacgtgccaggttgacttctgaatggtctggcctggaatataaagtaggtctgtaattgtttcctttgttgcttttcctattgcttttTTCATAGTTCTTTGGTCCACTAGatgatccaagtttgtagctcttgtcttcttccagcctgataaaagcaagggttttggcctggacatcttcgaaggtatggtATGGATTCTTAGTGAGCtcattgtataagtcactatgaggtagcaacccctgcctgaatgcctccactgctgttccaacgtcacacctgggaacagatactttctctttgttgaatcttgcgaggaatgtcctgagagtttcatcaggcttctgtgtaatcctgtaaagatcactAGATCACTTCTCCCACTCCCTGCTactcgcaaactgctggttgaagttgttgatcaggttggcaaaagaatggatgctcccagttggcaggttgatgtaccactgTAAAGCACGTCCGGTCAGGGtggttccaaatcccttacacgtgcaaacttgtctgaactcaCTGGGAATGGATGCTGCTAACATTTTCTGTTTGTAGAGGgccacatgattttgtggatccgtagttccatcatagattttcaTAGACGGGACCACAAACTTTTTGGGCAAGTCCACCTTtactatttcgtctatgaaaggcgaatcagcatagctgtcagggcAGCTTCTTCTAAActggcaggtactccaggtatcttgtcgaatttttcatttagcttcttgatttcctggaccactgccatcatgatggctgctgcagattcaacAGATTTTTCATTGTCATTTTTTGGCTCACCATTGTCATCGGTATTGACAAATTTGGAACCACTTGgactcccaaaactggaaaaatcaatgtttttgataattgatacaaatggtgttcctggcttaaatctagagcctgctccttgggttttttccaatttttgtttcagagctgactcagattctcttaattgtaggatttcagcctcagtttgggctactttttctttcaagctttccaactcagctatTTGATGGagggctgcattcaattgttcttcaacggtaggctgggccatttttgtaggatatTTGGATTTTTGTAGGATGAGGAAAAacgatttaaagagctagatgccccacggtgggcgccaattgttttgtgtggattttgcgcaaggcgaaatcaggtcggGATAGAtttaggcagggttaactagctctaatttaTCTGTGAGTTAGGTTTACAGGGTATAATGCAAGAAAGTAAAGTACGATAAAAGAATAacaataagacaaagaattttgtacgtggaaaacccttaaatgggaaaaaaaccacgggcaccaagccaggagagggtTTCACtattatattgattatttagCACAATGGGACGTAATTAGCTTATAAGTTGCGAGAGAATATTGTATGCTTGAATTTGTCTTGTGTATGTCTTCTGTGTTCAAATTATTTCCAAATGCCTCTTATATAATGATATGTTGAACGGCTGATTAGTCTCACCATTAATGCCAAATCTTCTATCATAATTACCCGCAATAATACCCATTATTATGTCCTTAATTGCTGCCTTAATTGTAGAATCTCCTAATCAATGTTGCGCGTGTATTCTTCTTATTATATGATTtcctggtctaatatcgtcctggtattttgaccgttgtcctctccatggcctggtgCCTATCTTCATATGTCCTGGTAGCTTGACATCCTGAAACCCTGACAGTCACGCCAAGGCAAGATATTGATCAGggatatctgcggatttccaggcccaaCAGATGGATTTGTCCACCTCTAGAACCCAAGCTCGGGTTCTTCAGTGTGGATTCTATTGGCCCTCTCTATTCAAGGATGCTTATGCTATGGTTCACTCATTTGATTCTTGCCAAAGAAGGGGCAATATTGGAAGAAGAGATGAAATGCCTTTGAATAACATTTTGGAAGTAGAGCTCTTCGATGTATGGGGCGTGAATTTCATGGGACCGTTTACATCATCATTTGGCAACCAATACATATTGGTTGCAGTGGATTACgtgtccaaatggattgaagcaaTAGCCGCCCTTACCAATGATTCAAAGGTAGTGACCAAATTATTCAAAGACTTTATTTTCCCCTGCTTTGGAGTGCCCCGAGCCGTTATAAGTGATGGTGGGTCATATTTCATCAACCGCACCATCTACTCTCTACTCAAAAAGTACGGCAACCGGCACAAAGTAGCTCTTGCATACCACCCCTAAACCAACGAGCAAGTGGAAGTATCGAATCGACAAATCAAGGCTATTTTGGAGCGGGTTATGAACAAGTCTAGGAAATATTGGAGTGCTAAGCTCAATGACGCGCTGTGGGATTTAAGAACCGCCTACAAGACCCCAATCGGCACTACCCCTTACCGCTTGTTCTATGGCAAGTCTTGCCATTTACGTCTTGAGTTAGAGCATAAAGCAAGATGGGCCCTTAAGGAGCTCAACTATGATTTGGATGCCGCGGGGAACAAGCGGTTCCTCCAActtaatgaacttgatgagttgaGGATGGATGCCTATGAAAATGCTAAACTTTACAAGGAAAGGACCAAGCAATGGCATGACTCAAAGATCACAAGGAAAGAAATTGTTGTAGGAGACAAGGTACTACTCTTCAACTCCCAATTTCAACtatttcccgggaagttgaggtCCCGGTGGTCGGGACCCTTTGAAGTAGTGACCGTGTTTCCATATGGATCCTTTGAGTTGAAGAATAGAAAAGGAGAATGCTTCAAGGTAAATGGACATCGCGTGAAGTATTTTTATGAGGGTCCACCTATCGAGACTGTGGTATTTATCTGTATGAATCCCTTTATAtacaaggattataacgaatttaatgaagacgatcactagtcataaaataaaatacataaacaaaagtaaaggattcagaaataaccttcggtcctagcaaatacggcctaagaacaatatcaaagtagatattcgcctatcagttgcacccaagacgatatgagatatgcccttttgattatgctagaatcgatccaaaattttctgtaaaaatttaggtttttgtgttttttttttatgagagaGGAGGCACAAATGGCTtagcaaaaattaggttagaataatgttctccctcactccctataaaccgtgtatttggaagtaattagggtagatcatcttcttttaattttcggcccatttgaccgaaataaggagtatatttccttattttcgttTATTTCAAAaagtataaaatgtgttaaattgtcatctagtgaggatcgaacccatgaactcttggtttgtgtaccctcactattaccactatgacacattcatcttgttgatattaaatataaccgattacatttaattacgaattaacagattaattcgtccaaaccaacattacatacatttaattaaatataacttattatattcaatttacgaatttacagttaattcgtctcaactaatattatttaatcttcattaaataattgtctcatcaacacattgccTAACTGTTTAGtaatataaggcatcaatgtgattatagttttataaccacatctctcaaacacatcctataggtgtgacctttagggaccagctgatcaccgccatctgtatgataataacgtcaaactttctagcaagccaaccgttattaggtaatcgttaatcaactgattaaatatacgaagtatacccttgtgaacctgtaagagatttacaaatgttatcacactaatttgtggaggacacaagctccaacaaactcccacttgtcctcacaagtgtatgtgcgataaccgattctcatatcctaaaatttctcccactcaatgtaaaacaatttgcaaatccgtattcacaaaggtcgtattttacaagcgattatcatcaagagtggtttccccgactagagagtaacttaactgataaacgaaacaacattcgagcatggccatgcatttcagttacaactcctcgagtggccctgagaaataactatacctgataagggttggatattttcctcaactcgaatcctgcagatgtaagcacagtatgaaatgacccagaaaaaatctacttagcctcgattcacggcagaccgtgagaaagaaaccaaagtcacccaaaaactgccttaatctcaagagacagtcgatagtcaaaagaatcgactctaggaacacaatggatgtcctatccacgacctggcaccgaatgttttaaacatttaggactccattacgttgtcacaaaaatttgtcctacgaggtatcattataatctcgcatttgtgatcgatcagtcaacagtttgacttatggctcgttgaacccaccatcaatcgactgcacaatataatagccagagttatcagctcttgtaggcaattacggaccaaaacaaaatataatgtaattcagttcactttgtggcgttcaaagttgtcagtacaatccacatgaaaaacaaaatattataataaaacgatgaagttataaatagtatatgaaaaagataatgtatcaaatccataatcaactactacaactcaggaacacgtttaattcccatggaaataacgtgcccttcatgcttatcaaaattcaacggtttagtgagaggatccccgatgttatcatccgtcgcaatcttgtctatcactatctcctcttgctccacgtaatcacggatcaggtgagctttccgatgtacatgactagatttgttgctagagtttggctccttagcctggaagatggcacctctattgtcacaatagatggtgatcaggtcattcgaactaggaactatcgtaagtccttgtaagaattgacgcatccatatcgcttccttagcttctTCAGTCTAATGACATAGTACTcgaattcagtagtagaatctgctacaatactctgtttggaactctttcagctgaccgcagcaccattaagagtgaagacgaacccggactgagattttgaatcatctcgatccgtttggaagctaacatctgcgtaaccgattgcgcatagcttagtatcgcctccataagtcaataccctatccttagtcctctgtaggtacttgaggatatttttaacagctatccagtgtgtttcacctggattaccttggtaccgactcgtcatactcaatgcatatgccacgtctggacgtgtgcatatcatggcatacatgatcgatcctattgcagatgcataaggaatacgactcatgcgttcaaccccttcatgcgtcgtgggtgacttagacttgctcaactgcatcccagtcgtcattggaaggttccccttcttggagttggtcatgctgaacttctcaagaatcttatccaaataagactcctgactaagtgataacgtccgtcgtgatctatctcggtagatacggattcccaaaatgcgttgtgcctcacccagatctttcatctggaaatggttctttaaccattctttaaccgaagataggagaggaatatcattcccaatcaagagtatgtcatcgacatacaatatcgagaatacaatcttgctcccactcgacttgatatataagcatggttcttcgaccgatcgagtgaaaccatactcttttatcacctggtcgaaacgatgattccaactccgagaagcttgcttaagtccataaatggaacgcttaagcttgcatactttcttaggatgttcaggatctatgaaaccttcgggttgcaccatgtacaactcttcctccaaataaccgtttaagaaggcagttttcacatccatttgcaaaatttcataatcatgaaaagcggcaatcgctaagattatccgaatggaacgtaacatgactacgggtgcaaaattttcatcataatgcaattcgtgcacttgagtgaaaccttttgccacaagtcgtgccttataggtatctggttgcgcgtctacagaatgctttattttgtaaagccatttgcactgtagaggttttaccttattaggtaaatcaactagatcccatacgttattctcatacatggagtccatctcggattgcatggcttcgagccatagctttgagtcggaacaggccatagcacctttataggctgcgggttcattactctctaggagtaaaacgtcattctcctcgaccataccaatgtatctgtccggaggattagagactctacccgacctcctaggttcctcaggaatattaaccgtgtcatcagttgaaggaacaacttcctccatccatttctcggttgttggttctagaatctccgacagctcgaaggttctattaatcgtcttgttctcaagaaattctttctctaagaacgtcgcactagccgcaacaaaaactcgatgttcggtaggcgaatagaagtaataaccaaatgttccttttggataacctataaagtatgtcttgaccgatcgcaggccgagcttatctccgtgtctccacttgacataagcctcgcagccccaaacccgaataaaggacaagttaggtaccgttcccttccatatttcatatggagtcttgtcgatagctttagtcggacttcggttaaatataagagcagctgacaaaagagcaaaaccccataatgaatcaggcctCCACCCTTCATATTACCCCGAGCCGGATGGTGGGTATCACAACAAATGGAGGTTTGTTTATGCCGACATCAATCTTCGGCCGGACTACTTCGCCGCACCGGTTTTCCCCCCTCTCGCTTCTCAAGGGGAGGGGCATGATACGCAGTGGTTTGGAAGCTCACCCTCAATTTTTAGGCGACCCGAGGTCGTAATTGGTTCGGGTGGGGGCACGGAGGTCTTCATCGACTCTACCACGGGTCCCTGTGAGCTCCGACAACTTCCTTAGGGAGTCCGAGTTCGAAACCGGggaagaggatgatgatgataaggACAACGAGTCCTAGGAGGCCTAGTCTTTGGCCTACTTTTGCTCCCTTTCCAATCCAAAGACAAGTATGATTCCCTAAATCCAAACTTCTCATTCATATTTAAATTTTGTATGCATTTAGCTAGTTGTATGATATGTAGAATAGAATCATGTAGTTGCATCATTTAAGCTtacattagatttcaattttgtaatatatcGTCACATATAGGAATTTCATTCATTTAGCATAGTTTGCGTTGTTATTTCAATATTGCATGTAGTctagttcatgcattgcatccccatttaaaaagacaaaaaattgaaaaattgaaaatttcacaaAAACACGCATTTTAATTTCCGAATCTCGTCCATACACTATGTACatagataagtgtggggaggaaatctcatatattcaaaaatacaaaaacatgtcctttattttcaaaaaaatcaacaaaacacaaaaactcaTTCCTTTTCATTCCTTTTGCCTCCCACCCATACTTCCCCCGTCACCAGGTATTGTATATagcaagtgtggggaggaggcccaaaaaaaaatatgttatttaattTGACAAAacccaaaatacaaaaacaagttaTTTATTTTGAAGCgaaaatacaaaaatacaaaaaaatgttATTTCCTTTTCCATTTCCTCCCTACATTTCGTTCCATCGAGGATGATGTAAGTCTTATGTGTGGAGAGAGAAATATCTACTTCGTATATATTTGTAAATAATGCACATTTgttaataatttgtaattttgacaaaatttcaaaaaaatagaaaaacattcaaaaaaatcacaaaaatattgcattgtatatatatgtttgtttgttggctaacctttggcataggcattgaccatttgaggcaaaaaggagctaaaAGACCGCTTGGTAAACTTGTTCTAATCTTttactcctttaccgttctttctttatatatcttgtatatttgaaggaggatgggattttgtgccttggatgttcctttggggaacttttggattgttggtgttgatatgCTGCTAGGTTTAGTCAAAATCGTCGCACGTCTCCTTTATGTCATTTCCATTTCTTGCATGCATTGTCATAGGTATATATATGTCATGTTTCCTTCTTGTCGCACTTAGTTTGTATATAATGTTGTGCTTGAAATGTGGTCAAGGGAGGGAAGCATATATCCCAAGGATGAGTCAAGTCTCAATTGTGCCTTCCCCCTCCCCGTGGCTTGCACCCGCATCCATAGATTAGCCGTGGGAAATTTGGGACCCGACTAACGAGTCTAGGCCGCCCTGTGAGACCATTGACCGTAGGCTAGACCTAAGTCTCGACCTAGATACTCATATGTGAGGATTAGAACCTCCTAGGGTCGGTACATTCATACCCAACcctcatttaggattgtgagtaggtctcctcgcgggacatgttatgtctagacgcataagtgtgtcattccgtccttagaccatgatttgcatttcatttttgtgCACAAGTTATGAAGTAAAATTTGTTTTCACATGCATATGAACCTCAGATAGCCAAATCGCCTTGTTTTGTCCCTTCCATTatttccctttttgattcaccccctttgagccttagcctttccatttggcaaacccactaaaatagctacattccatatccacccttccttgatcaagaattggtcggtctTGTAGTTGTGttttaggaggtgatttgggtcataaTGGTGGATAGTGTACATATCCACTCGGGTCGAATTTTGGCATGCATTTGGCATTATATATGAATAAGTGGTtttaaaaaagaaatgaaaaaacaaaatagaaaactgaaaaaagttttgaaaaatccaaaaagagttagttgtgttgtatatatatgcattaggaaaagaaaaaggcaagcaacacccctcttCATCATTAAAAGGGGTAGAAAAGGCCATTGCTAAAATAAAGAGgtaatttgatgtttttccaaagtaagtcgggtttacacaatttttgcatgaTTTTGGGAAACCGAactcttgttagggtgtagacgttgctcatttgttgaaataagaagAGTAATTTcaagtttttccaatttgagttgggtttatgcaatttttgcatagtgttGGTGATCAATTCTATGTTAGAGCATAGAAGTGTCTCATATGTTGCAATAAGAAGTTGGATATGATGTGTCgacaattcttgatttgaactccacatgtccaaacggtgcttgcaccaatcccgtttcgtccTACTCTTTAGCCCCATTACAACCCTTATTTCATGCCTTCTGCATTGTTACATTTTGCATCTCatttggacataggacggtcttacacattagaaTGCGGGCACGTTCTCACGAGTCGGAGTAGGAGAgtgttttggttactttttgcacaaaaacaCCCGGAAGTCtaatgagtgacgagtgaaaaccgtgaggatgtcgttgacttaggtccccttagtcatgggtcttttggttgaatcttgtgttgGCCTTGTAATTCTCGGAGGTCTAGTCCTTCTTTCCCCTTTCCCGCAATAGAATCCGTTTATTGAGCCTTATTGGACACATTAGGGTTGCCTAGGCCATTCTTAGAGGGTTGGCACCTCCATTGAGACTCTGAGACTGTATTTCCCGACCGAGACCATGTTTTTGAGCTGAAAATtcagccacttagatgaggaagtgGACCATTTTTGCTAGATGCATTCTATTACTTGCTTTTGTGCTAACATGTTGGATGCATCGCTTTTTTCTTGTAAGACCTTACTTGCCTCATAAGTCGTGCTTTACCTCATAAGCACAATtacgtgagttgaaagggcgtaGGGTctgctaatactcgatcggcttataTAGTAGACtaattgagtgatgcttatatcgTGCACGCACTCTTGATACTTATTATAGTAGTGTCTTGCATATTGATTTTGgatttactcgaggacgagtaaagttcaagtgtggggaggtttgattcATTTACAccaatttcccttcttctttcatGCATTCTGACTCCTATCGAGTCGGTTATATGCGCCTTACCTTGCAATTTGTGCCCGATACCCGCGTCAATGATTTTGTGCCCCTCTTGCAGGATTTGAGGCGGTTATGGAGGAATCGGGGAAAGAGAGGCGGTTTGATTATTAGGCATGAGGAAGAGGAGGGAGAAATGCTGAAGCTGtattctctgccggcaggccggcagctggtccaccggcagggaacactgCCAGgtgagaagaaaaaggaagaagctGAGAAAAAGTTCtctgccggcagccggcccaccggcagggaacgcACGCCCATACTTAGCCATTTGAAGACGTTTTTTTTTTGAGCTAAAATCACAAGAGCTCGCTGCCGGCAAGCATAGTCGGCAGCCGATCGACCGGCACGCGCTTCTCTCattgaagaaatgaagaagaaaagccAAGAAGCAGTATTCTCTTCCGGCAACCGGTCCACCGGAAGAGAG
Protein-coding sequences here:
- the LOC141620071 gene encoding uncharacterized protein LOC141620071; the protein is MDLSTSRTQARVLQCGFYWPSLFKDAYAMVHSFDSCQRRGNIGRRDEMPLNNILEVELFDVWGVNFMGPFTSSFGNQYILVAVDYVSKWIEAIAALTNDSKAILERVMNKSRKYWSAKLNDALWDLRTAYKTPIGTTPYRLFYGKSCHLRLELEHKARWALKELNYDLDAAGNKRFLQLNELDELRMDAYENAKLYKERTKQWHDSKITRKEIVVGDKDVGKSLVVLRRGIWHGLMVILGLFTFTTCYALKVFDELSK